In one window of Cellulophaga sp. HaHa_2_95 DNA:
- a CDS encoding LysM peptidoglycan-binding domain-containing protein codes for MSVKAKYQGVLNLGEELGIKNGDVSEEGGVLKIKGEANTPYEKNLIWDKIKEVGGENASDVKANISVADESVYHRHTVKGGESLSKIAKQYYGDPMKYTKIFEANTGVLKSPDVIHPDQVLVIPNP; via the coding sequence ATGAGCGTAAAAGCTAAATACCAAGGCGTTTTAAATCTTGGAGAAGAATTAGGAATTAAAAATGGTGACGTATCTGAAGAAGGTGGCGTTTTAAAAATAAAAGGTGAAGCAAACACCCCTTATGAGAAAAACCTTATTTGGGATAAGATAAAGGAAGTAGGTGGCGAAAATGCTTCTGACGTAAAAGCTAACATTTCTGTTGCTGACGAATCTGTGTACCACAGACATACTGTAAAAGGTGGAGAATCTTTAAGTAAGATTGCGAAGCAATATTATGGTGACCCAATGAAGTACACTAAAATATTTGAAGCAAACACTGGCGTTTTAAAAAGTCCAGATGTCATTCATCCAGATCAAGTATTGGTTATTCCTAACCCATAA
- a CDS encoding right-handed parallel beta-helix repeat-containing protein — MNIKRLPLLLLLLFSHSLIVAQTLYVATDGNDTNDGSIDNPYKTFSKAITEMSAGAVCIIRGGIYEEELAINKSGTAGSYLTFKAAEGENVQIKATSYINGWQPHSGSIFKTTVDIPIESRFRAIYHNDEYMDLARWPNNTDNNRWTVNSTPVIDGDGTHFTVDNLPNIDWTGGLVYYLGAHSGTSWTRSITSNTTAIINYTSVDITKWPFNPHNPTVWRDNPGNNRGQLYLFNKLEALDYAREWYYEETSKTLYFQTADGSIPEDNTVAYARNKYTAQLYGNYIKLEGLNFFGGSLKIHNNADNNQIINCQIIHGNEGHDSLTNTSAQTGEAAVEVLGDNTIISGCIIDHSAVSGILIAGWAASNGTIEKNTISNIDYIGIHASPIRTSAANMKILKNTIFNTGRDGMYVNGLNSEVAYNDVSASQKINSDSGIFYTVGNADLKNIEIHHNWFHDATAPAYSHPTGSPGKAAGIYLDNNSKGYTVHHNVVWNISWSGYQVNWNNTNLDFYHNTIWNAERAMDSWVNGYTQENNKIYNNYSNKGDWFSETAVDFDIQDNLISAVSPFEDVNVGNFMPKIGSAVIDNAQLISDFTKPYSGAAPDIGAYELGGTRWTAGISAIEDTGEGIPRSVLETQFLISTSSETCPNQNNGKLQILADFSENYLLNFNGNDTTFSEETLLENLKPGAYEFCISIIGHTESQCFGIEIKEANEIAGKSVVSLNKLSLQIEKGTAPFHIIVNEKLLFQTNKNSFDVDIVHGDIVKVTTSTPCEGTLTKSIEILEDIVAYPNPTSGIFQISVPSDEHQIVVDLYHTNSQLVSSKTYTVTNGKINLNLVGMPAGTYIVKINGKKPSAIQILKN, encoded by the coding sequence ATGAATATTAAAAGACTACCGCTACTCTTATTACTTTTATTCAGCCATTCATTAATTGTCGCTCAAACTTTATACGTTGCTACAGATGGCAATGACACTAATGATGGATCAATAGATAATCCGTATAAAACTTTTAGCAAAGCCATAACTGAAATGTCTGCCGGCGCTGTCTGCATTATCAGAGGAGGTATTTATGAAGAAGAGCTTGCTATTAACAAGAGTGGTACAGCTGGCAGCTATTTAACTTTCAAGGCTGCCGAGGGCGAAAATGTACAGATAAAAGCTACCTCCTATATTAATGGTTGGCAACCACATAGTGGATCTATATTTAAAACTACCGTTGACATTCCTATCGAAAGTAGATTTCGGGCAATATACCATAATGACGAATATATGGATTTAGCGCGCTGGCCGAACAATACCGATAACAATCGATGGACCGTAAATAGCACCCCTGTAATAGATGGTGATGGGACGCATTTTACAGTAGACAACCTACCCAATATAGATTGGACAGGCGGCTTAGTATACTATTTAGGAGCACATTCCGGAACTAGCTGGACAAGGTCAATTACTTCAAATACGACCGCAATTATAAATTACACCAGTGTAGACATCACAAAATGGCCTTTTAACCCACATAACCCAACGGTTTGGCGCGACAACCCAGGAAACAATCGCGGTCAGTTATATTTATTTAATAAACTTGAAGCTTTAGATTATGCACGAGAGTGGTATTATGAAGAAACGTCAAAAACATTATATTTTCAAACTGCCGATGGATCTATACCAGAAGATAATACAGTAGCGTATGCAAGGAATAAATATACCGCTCAACTATATGGAAATTATATTAAGCTCGAAGGATTAAATTTTTTCGGAGGAAGCCTAAAAATACACAACAATGCTGATAACAACCAAATCATTAATTGTCAAATTATTCACGGCAACGAAGGGCATGATTCCTTAACAAACACATCTGCCCAAACAGGTGAAGCTGCTGTAGAAGTACTTGGAGATAATACAATTATTTCTGGCTGTATTATAGATCATAGCGCTGTAAGCGGAATACTGATAGCAGGATGGGCTGCCTCTAATGGCACTATTGAAAAAAACACAATAAGTAACATCGATTATATAGGTATTCATGCCTCACCGATTAGAACAAGTGCAGCGAATATGAAAATACTAAAAAACACTATTTTCAATACCGGAAGAGACGGCATGTATGTTAATGGTCTTAATTCTGAGGTTGCCTATAACGATGTCTCTGCTTCACAAAAAATTAATAGTGATTCTGGTATTTTTTACACTGTTGGTAATGCAGATTTAAAAAACATTGAAATTCACCACAACTGGTTTCATGATGCTACAGCACCCGCTTACTCTCACCCTACAGGAAGTCCTGGCAAAGCAGCAGGTATATATCTAGACAACAACAGCAAAGGATACACTGTACATCATAATGTCGTATGGAATATTTCATGGAGCGGTTATCAAGTTAATTGGAACAATACCAATTTAGATTTTTACCATAATACCATTTGGAACGCTGAACGCGCGATGGATTCTTGGGTTAATGGGTATACTCAAGAAAATAATAAAATTTACAATAACTATTCTAACAAAGGAGATTGGTTCAGTGAAACTGCTGTTGATTTTGACATACAAGATAATCTAATAAGTGCTGTTTCTCCATTTGAAGATGTCAATGTTGGTAATTTTATGCCAAAGATAGGAAGTGCCGTCATCGACAATGCGCAACTAATTTCAGATTTCACAAAACCTTACAGCGGTGCTGCCCCAGACATAGGTGCATATGAATTAGGAGGCACAAGGTGGACAGCTGGAATAAGCGCAATTGAAGACACTGGAGAAGGTATTCCAAGGTCTGTTTTAGAAACACAATTCCTAATTTCTACTTCGTCAGAAACTTGTCCCAATCAAAACAATGGAAAACTACAAATACTGGCCGATTTTTCTGAAAATTACCTCTTAAATTTTAATGGGAATGATACTACATTCTCAGAAGAAACACTCTTAGAAAACCTCAAACCTGGCGCTTACGAATTTTGCATTTCTATAATCGGACATACAGAAAGCCAATGCTTTGGAATTGAAATAAAAGAAGCTAATGAAATAGCTGGAAAATCGGTAGTTTCTCTAAACAAATTATCACTACAAATTGAAAAAGGAACTGCTCCCTTCCATATCATCGTAAACGAAAAGTTACTTTTTCAAACCAATAAAAATTCATTTGATGTAGATATTGTCCATGGGGATATCGTAAAAGTAACAACAAGCACTCCATGTGAGGGAACACTAACCAAATCAATTGAAATATTAGAAGATATAGTCGCCTACCCAAATCCAACGAGCGGAATTTTCCAAATTTCAGTACCGAGTGATGAACACCAGATTGTTGTTGATTTATACCACACAAATTCTCAGTTAGTATCCTCTAAAACATATACAGTGACTAATGGAAAAATAAATTTGAACTTAGTAGGTATGCCCGCTGGGACCTACATTGTTAAAATTAACGGTAAAAAACCTAGTGCCATTCAAATACTAAAAAACTAA
- the cmk gene encoding (d)CMP kinase, giving the protein MRKITIAIDGFSSTGKSTIAKQLAKALGYIYVDTGAMYRAVTLFAMRNEFIGTESSNIGALVKLLPKINLKFVYNETVGFAEMYLNNENVEKEIRTLEVSRNVSQIATIEEVRYKLVEMQKKMGQEKGIVMDGRDIGTVVFPGAELKLFMTASAEKRATRRYKELLDKGDDVTFEEVLKNVEQRDYIDSHREFSPLKLADDAIEFDNSDMGLEEQFERILGYAQRVINKM; this is encoded by the coding sequence ATGCGAAAAATTACAATAGCAATAGATGGATTTTCATCTACAGGAAAAAGTACGATAGCCAAGCAATTGGCGAAGGCTCTAGGGTACATCTATGTAGATACTGGAGCTATGTATAGAGCAGTGACCTTATTTGCTATGCGCAATGAGTTTATTGGTACGGAGAGTAGTAATATTGGGGCGTTAGTAAAACTGCTGCCTAAAATAAATCTAAAATTTGTTTACAATGAAACAGTAGGCTTTGCAGAGATGTATTTGAATAATGAAAATGTAGAAAAAGAAATTAGGACGCTTGAAGTTTCTAGAAATGTAAGCCAAATTGCTACCATTGAAGAAGTACGCTACAAATTAGTAGAGATGCAAAAGAAAATGGGGCAGGAGAAAGGTATTGTCATGGATGGTCGTGATATAGGAACCGTGGTTTTTCCTGGAGCAGAATTAAAATTGTTTATGACGGCATCTGCGGAGAAGAGAGCCACTAGACGGTATAAAGAGTTGCTAGACAAAGGTGATGATGTTACTTTTGAAGAAGTACTTAAAAATGTAGAACAAAGAGATTATATAGATTCTCATAGAGAATTCTCGCCATTAAAATTAGCAGACGATGCTATTGAGTTTGATAATAGTGATATGGGGCTAGAGGAACAATTTGAACGTATTTTAGGTTATGCTCAAAGGGTGATAAATAAAATGTAA
- the lon gene encoding endopeptidase La yields the protein MGNSKFSNFDNMSLQGIDEDSELIPLLTPEDEEEMNSEKLPETLPILPLRNTVLFPGVVIPITAGRDSSIALIKDANNGSKVIGVVSQKDENVENPGVKDINTLGTVARILRVLQMPDGNTTVIIQGKKRFEVAEVLTEKPYMTATVREAKEERPDPVNPEFLAIIESVKELALKIIKDNPNIPSDASFAIKNIQSNSFLINFVSSNLSVDVDIKQELLEIPSLQERALAMLKYMNVELQKLELKNDIQSKVRTDLDQQQREYFLHQQMKTIQEELGGGSYEEEIEEMRKKAKKKKWGKKINDHFMKELAKMQRMNPQVAEYSIQRNYLELFIDLPWNEFSKDKFDLARAQKILDRDHYGLEDVKRRIIEYLAVLKLRNDMKSPILCFYGPPGVGKTSLGKSIAEALGREYVRVSLGGLRDEAEIRGHRKTYIGAMPGRIIQSLKKAGKSNPVFILDEIDKLSNSHQGDPSSAMLEVLDPEQNSEFHDNFLEMGYDLSKVMFVATANNIGNIQPALRDRMEMIPVSGYTIEEKVEIAKRHLLPKQLKEHGLSDKNLKVGKPQLEKIVEGYTRESGVRGLEKQVAKVVRNTAKNIAMELEHNLKLTNDDIVTILGPARMERDKYENNDVAGVVTGLAWTSVGGDILFIESILTKGKGNLTITGNLGKVMKESATIAMEYIKSNCDLFGIEADVFEKYNVHIHVPEGATPKDGPSAGITMLTSLVSLFTQRKVKKSLAMTGEITLRGKVLPVGGIKEKILAAKRARIKELILCEENRKDILEIKEEYLKGLTFHYVTEMHEVVALAITNQKVKNAKKL from the coding sequence ATGGGAAATTCTAAATTTTCAAATTTTGACAATATGTCGTTACAAGGTATCGATGAAGATTCTGAGTTAATACCTCTTTTAACTCCAGAAGATGAAGAGGAGATGAACAGTGAAAAACTACCAGAAACATTACCAATATTACCCTTGCGTAACACGGTTTTATTTCCGGGGGTTGTTATTCCTATTACGGCAGGGAGAGATTCTTCTATCGCCTTAATAAAAGATGCTAATAATGGTAGTAAAGTTATTGGGGTTGTTTCTCAGAAAGATGAGAATGTAGAAAACCCAGGCGTAAAAGATATAAATACGCTAGGTACTGTCGCCAGAATTTTACGAGTTTTACAAATGCCTGACGGGAATACTACAGTAATTATTCAGGGTAAAAAACGTTTTGAAGTAGCCGAAGTACTTACGGAAAAGCCATACATGACGGCTACAGTTCGTGAAGCTAAAGAAGAGCGTCCTGATCCTGTAAATCCAGAATTCTTAGCGATTATAGAATCTGTGAAAGAATTAGCTTTAAAAATTATCAAGGATAATCCTAATATTCCTAGTGATGCTTCTTTTGCGATAAAAAACATTCAAAGCAATTCTTTTCTAATCAACTTTGTGTCTTCTAATCTCAGTGTAGATGTAGATATTAAGCAAGAACTTTTAGAGATTCCTAGTTTACAAGAGCGTGCTTTAGCAATGCTAAAGTATATGAATGTTGAACTTCAGAAATTAGAGCTTAAAAATGACATTCAGTCTAAAGTTCGGACGGACCTAGATCAGCAACAACGAGAATATTTCTTACATCAACAGATGAAAACCATTCAAGAAGAATTGGGTGGTGGGTCTTATGAAGAAGAGATTGAGGAAATGCGTAAAAAAGCTAAAAAGAAGAAATGGGGCAAGAAAATTAATGACCATTTCATGAAAGAGCTTGCTAAAATGCAACGTATGAACCCTCAAGTGGCAGAATACAGCATCCAACGCAATTATTTAGAGCTGTTTATAGACTTACCTTGGAATGAATTTTCTAAAGATAAGTTTGATTTAGCTAGAGCTCAGAAAATTCTAGATAGAGATCATTACGGTTTAGAAGATGTAAAAAGAAGAATCATAGAATATTTGGCTGTGCTAAAGCTACGTAATGATATGAAATCTCCAATTTTATGTTTTTATGGGCCTCCGGGAGTTGGTAAAACTTCTTTAGGAAAATCTATAGCAGAAGCTTTAGGAAGAGAATATGTGCGGGTATCTTTAGGAGGGTTGAGAGATGAAGCTGAAATTCGCGGACATAGAAAAACATACATAGGGGCCATGCCAGGTCGTATTATTCAAAGCTTGAAAAAGGCAGGAAAATCTAATCCTGTTTTTATTTTAGATGAAATAGATAAGTTATCTAATAGCCATCAAGGAGATCCTTCTTCTGCTATGTTAGAAGTTTTAGATCCAGAACAAAATAGCGAGTTCCATGATAATTTCTTGGAAATGGGTTATGACCTTTCTAAAGTTATGTTCGTGGCGACGGCTAATAATATTGGAAATATTCAGCCAGCATTGCGTGACCGTATGGAAATGATTCCTGTAAGTGGTTATACAATTGAGGAAAAAGTAGAGATTGCTAAAAGGCATTTATTGCCAAAGCAGCTCAAAGAACATGGTCTTTCAGATAAAAATCTGAAAGTAGGGAAGCCACAATTAGAAAAAATTGTGGAAGGATATACGAGAGAATCGGGTGTGCGTGGTTTAGAAAAACAAGTTGCTAAGGTGGTGCGTAATACGGCCAAAAATATAGCGATGGAATTAGAGCACAATCTTAAGCTTACAAATGACGATATTGTTACTATTTTGGGTCCAGCACGTATGGAGCGTGATAAATATGAGAATAATGATGTAGCTGGAGTAGTTACAGGATTGGCCTGGACCAGTGTTGGGGGAGATATTTTATTTATAGAATCTATCTTGACAAAAGGAAAAGGTAATTTAACCATCACCGGTAACCTTGGTAAGGTGATGAAAGAATCGGCTACTATTGCCATGGAGTATATTAAATCTAATTGTGATTTATTTGGTATTGAGGCAGATGTTTTTGAAAAATACAATGTGCATATTCACGTGCCAGAAGGAGCAACGCCTAAAGATGGTCCGAGTGCGGGTATTACAATGCTAACGTCTCTAGTTTCTTTGTTTACGCAACGTAAAGTGAAGAAAAGTTTGGCGATGACTGGTGAAATTACATTAAGAGGTAAAGTATTGCCGGTAGGTGGGATCAAAGAAAAAATCTTAGCAGCAAAACGAGCACGTATCAAAGAGCTAATTTTGTGTGAAGAGAATAGAAAAGATATTCTTGAGATTAAAGAAGAGTATTTAAAGGGTTTGACATTTCATTATGTAACAGAAATGCATGAAGTGGTTGCATTGGCAATTACTAACCAAAAAGTGAAAAACGCTAAAAAGCTATAA
- a CDS encoding RNA polymerase sigma factor: MSHKKEHIDTLLQMCLNGKQSAQLEVYNRYYKAMFNTAVRIVKDSAIAEDVMQESFLSAFTKLDSFKGEVAFGAWLKRIVINNSIYQYRKQLKKNEVALDEVMYKVEDTDGIASDYVFTEQKAQKVMETMKQLKDNYRISLTLHLIEGFDYEEISEIMNLSYANCRTTISRAKDSLRKKLMAI; encoded by the coding sequence TTGAGCCACAAAAAAGAACATATTGATACATTGTTGCAAATGTGTTTAAACGGAAAACAAAGTGCGCAACTAGAAGTTTACAATAGGTATTACAAAGCAATGTTTAACACTGCGGTAAGGATTGTAAAAGATAGTGCCATTGCAGAAGACGTCATGCAAGAGTCGTTTTTAAGCGCATTTACCAAACTAGATTCCTTTAAAGGAGAGGTAGCGTTTGGAGCCTGGTTAAAGCGCATTGTGATAAACAACAGTATCTACCAGTACAGAAAGCAACTAAAGAAAAATGAAGTTGCACTGGACGAAGTAATGTATAAGGTCGAGGATACTGACGGAATTGCCTCTGATTATGTGTTTACGGAACAAAAGGCTCAAAAAGTGATGGAAACCATGAAACAGTTAAAAGACAATTACAGAATTTCTTTGACCTTACATTTAATTGAAGGGTTTGATTATGAAGAAATAAGTGAGATTATGAATTTAAGTTATGCAAATTGTAGGACAACCATTTCTAGGGCGAAAGACAGTTTGCGAAAAAAATTAATGGCGATATAA
- a CDS encoding head GIN domain-containing protein encodes MKNLFIAALALVTVTSCSAQWGKKIKGNGVIKTIERTTGDYDAITISGFFDIELVDGNEGQIRITGEENLLEYIITETKDDQLVIKIENNKNIQPSKWKNSIKITIPVEEIEALSLSGSGDVVSKKTLKTSKFKATMSGSGDITLHLEANAISATMSGSGDMNLSGSTNEFKATISGSGNIEAYELATDHVEATVSGSADIQVVANKSIKARVSGSGDISYRGNPSKINTKISGSGSVSKK; translated from the coding sequence ATGAAAAATTTATTTATCGCAGCTTTAGCCCTAGTTACAGTTACTTCCTGTTCTGCACAATGGGGGAAAAAAATTAAAGGAAATGGCGTCATTAAAACTATAGAAAGAACCACAGGAGATTATGATGCTATTACCATCAGTGGTTTTTTTGATATTGAATTAGTAGATGGCAATGAAGGGCAAATACGTATTACCGGGGAGGAGAATCTTTTAGAATATATTATTACAGAAACAAAAGATGATCAGCTCGTTATAAAAATAGAAAATAACAAAAATATACAACCTTCTAAATGGAAGAATAGCATAAAGATAACAATCCCTGTTGAAGAAATTGAAGCACTTTCACTCTCAGGTTCTGGTGATGTTGTTAGTAAAAAAACACTAAAAACTTCTAAGTTTAAAGCAACTATGTCTGGCTCAGGAGATATTACACTACACCTTGAAGCCAACGCTATTTCGGCAACTATGTCTGGGTCTGGAGATATGAATTTGAGTGGTAGTACTAATGAATTTAAAGCGACTATTTCTGGTTCTGGAAATATAGAAGCCTATGAACTAGCTACTGATCATGTAGAGGCAACGGTTTCTGGCTCTGCAGATATACAAGTTGTCGCAAATAAGAGCATTAAAGCTAGGGTCTCTGGTTCTGGAGATATTAGTTATCGTGGTAATCCGAGCAAAATAAACACGAAGATATCAGGGTCTGGTAGTGTTTCTAAAAAGTAA
- a CDS encoding polyamine aminopropyltransferase — protein sequence MRKRILISFAVFIAGLCSIIYELLVSTTATYFLGDGVRQFSIIIGVYLFSMGIGAFLSKFFREMPLKFFVHIEFLLGLIGGISVPLLFYSFVSVDALTLQIICLAIIFLIGLLTGMEVPLLTFVSDESDFKNNLSNVLSLDYIGGLLATLLFPFLLLPFLGLYYSSLIFGIFNILLGLALNHVFLEKSKKTLFLGLLSITVLLVLVIFGGQLLKAWDHAIYKNPIVLNEQTPYQKIVVTKKQEDLRLYLNRVIQFSSADEYRYHEPLVHVPISLHAQPKTVLILGGGENLASREVLKHELVSAIDVVDIDSTMFHLAKTDPNFVKVNDGAAKNKRVHLIAEDAFTFLHRIDKKYDIIIADLPDPTNEAIARLYSKQFFLLAKQKLNTNGLFVTQSGEIYFSNSVFSCINNTLTEVYKHVKPYHTYIPSFGDWGFVIASDIPIDEQDVKRTLPDNLKFLTENQFQMAFEFPKDIQIAETKINTLDSPIILNYFLDDWNKWKTDLQSGTK from the coding sequence ATGAGAAAAAGAATACTTATTTCGTTTGCTGTCTTTATAGCAGGGCTTTGTTCTATTATATATGAGCTTTTGGTAAGTACAACAGCAACTTATTTTTTGGGAGATGGCGTAAGACAATTTTCTATAATTATTGGTGTTTATCTGTTTTCAATGGGGATCGGGGCCTTTTTATCAAAATTCTTTAGAGAAATGCCTTTAAAGTTTTTTGTACATATAGAATTTCTATTGGGGTTGATAGGAGGTATTTCAGTGCCTTTACTTTTCTACTCTTTTGTAAGTGTAGACGCTTTAACGCTTCAGATTATATGCTTGGCAATAATTTTTCTAATAGGTCTTTTAACGGGGATGGAAGTGCCACTGCTTACTTTTGTTTCTGACGAATCTGATTTTAAGAATAACCTATCGAATGTATTGTCTTTAGATTATATTGGGGGACTTTTGGCTACCTTGCTTTTTCCTTTTTTATTGTTGCCTTTCCTTGGCTTGTACTACTCCTCCTTGATATTTGGTATTTTCAATATTCTGTTAGGCTTAGCGCTAAACCATGTTTTTTTAGAAAAATCAAAAAAGACACTATTCTTAGGGCTGCTCTCTATAACGGTGTTATTGGTCTTGGTTATTTTTGGCGGACAACTTTTAAAAGCATGGGATCATGCGATCTATAAAAACCCGATAGTTTTAAATGAGCAGACGCCCTACCAAAAAATTGTAGTAACTAAAAAGCAAGAAGACTTGCGATTGTATTTAAATAGAGTTATCCAGTTCTCTTCGGCAGATGAGTACAGATATCATGAGCCTTTGGTGCATGTTCCTATAAGTTTGCATGCGCAACCCAAAACAGTCTTGATTTTGGGTGGGGGTGAGAACTTAGCAAGTAGAGAAGTGTTAAAGCATGAACTTGTTTCGGCTATAGATGTGGTAGATATAGATAGTACGATGTTTCATTTGGCCAAGACCGATCCTAATTTTGTAAAGGTAAATGACGGGGCGGCAAAGAATAAACGAGTGCATCTTATTGCAGAAGATGCTTTTACTTTTTTGCATCGTATTGATAAAAAATATGATATAATCATTGCAGATTTGCCAGACCCTACGAACGAAGCTATTGCAAGGTTGTATAGCAAGCAGTTTTTTTTACTAGCAAAACAAAAGCTGAATACGAATGGGTTGTTTGTGACGCAGTCTGGGGAAATTTACTTTTCTAATTCTGTTTTTAGTTGTATTAATAATACGTTAACTGAGGTTTATAAGCATGTAAAACCCTATCACACATACATACCTTCTTTTGGAGATTGGGGTTTTGTCATTGCTAGTGATATTCCTATTGATGAGCAAGATGTAAAAAGAACCTTGCCAGATAATTTAAAGTTTTTAACGGAAAACCAATTTCAAATGGCATTTGAGTTTCCTAAAGACATTCAAATAGCAGAAACAAAAATAAATACTTTAGACAGCCCTATTATTCTAAATTACTTTTTAGATGATTGGAATAAATGGAAAACAGATTTACAATCGGGTACCAAATAA
- a CDS encoding glutathionylspermidine synthase family protein codes for MENRLDRLEDSRFKEIKRLKKKDVSHHLLWYLKQDYFSEELLGLHNFEIENFKKLSAGAYALYEKATEKILRENQLGLLDIPDFFHDCINHSWKNRTKHPFLYGRFDINGGIKQRDSSVIEFNADTCSTLPETIHWQSLQNKELKGNNTMQFNNLAADIALTLKHLKTTIDHPNPFILGSSFGYEEDVLNVNSILDIAHEEGYKTFYTNLEEVTFSQENGILYEINGEYQIVDVWFKMIPWDWMFNEEPQLAKDLSGIIQKDLCTVLNPPYTAIWQNKKFMAYITKHFPNHYIAQTLTKTPYYNDYVTKPVYGRLGENIEIKGTLNTKSKGDYENQDVVYQKYYPLERDLENYYYQAGVFFTNQPSALNLRSEENAIISDDCEFMSHYII; via the coding sequence GTGGAAAATCGTTTAGATCGTTTGGAGGATAGTCGTTTTAAAGAAATAAAACGACTTAAAAAAAAAGATGTATCACACCATTTGCTGTGGTATTTAAAACAAGATTATTTTTCTGAAGAATTATTAGGACTCCATAATTTTGAAATAGAAAATTTCAAAAAACTTAGTGCTGGCGCGTATGCTTTGTATGAAAAAGCAACAGAAAAGATCCTACGAGAGAATCAGCTGGGACTTTTAGACATTCCTGATTTTTTTCATGATTGCATCAATCACAGTTGGAAAAACAGAACAAAACATCCTTTTCTATACGGTAGATTTGATATCAACGGGGGTATCAAACAGCGAGATTCTAGTGTCATAGAATTTAACGCAGATACCTGTAGTACCCTACCTGAAACTATACATTGGCAATCGTTACAAAACAAAGAATTGAAAGGCAATAACACTATGCAATTCAATAATTTAGCTGCGGATATTGCCCTAACTTTGAAACACTTAAAAACTACAATAGACCATCCTAATCCTTTTATTTTAGGCTCTTCCTTTGGATACGAAGAAGATGTCCTTAATGTAAACTCTATATTAGACATTGCTCATGAAGAAGGGTATAAAACATTCTACACCAATTTAGAAGAGGTTACTTTTTCTCAAGAAAATGGCATACTTTATGAAATTAATGGCGAATATCAAATTGTAGATGTTTGGTTTAAAATGATTCCATGGGATTGGATGTTTAATGAAGAACCACAACTAGCAAAAGACCTTTCGGGTATTATCCAAAAAGATTTATGTACTGTTTTGAATCCACCTTATACCGCCATATGGCAGAATAAGAAGTTCATGGCTTATATTACAAAGCATTTTCCAAATCATTATATCGCCCAAACTCTTACGAAAACACCCTACTATAATGACTATGTTACAAAACCTGTTTACGGAAGATTAGGTGAAAATATTGAGATAAAAGGAACTCTAAACACGAAGTCTAAAGGCGATTATGAAAATCAAGATGTCGTGTATCAAAAATATTATCCTTTAGAAAGAGATTTAGAAAACTATTATTACCAAGCAGGCGTGTTTTTTACAAACCAACCTTCTGCCTTAAATTTACGCTCAGAAGAAAACGCTATAATTTCTGATGATTGTGAATTTATGTCGCACTATATTATTTAG
- the speD gene encoding adenosylmethionine decarboxylase encodes MFIGIHATWDVYNCNTEKLSFVPYIKKSLHKITATLDLEELNEAFKQFEPVGVTGFILLAESHISIHTWPEHNYAAVDVFSCKAFDADVVTSLLKELFESDQITLNELNRGELKLAQKVNLPAK; translated from the coding sequence TTGTTCATAGGGATTCACGCTACTTGGGATGTATATAATTGCAACACAGAAAAACTTTCTTTTGTTCCTTATATCAAAAAATCTCTTCATAAAATTACCGCTACATTAGATTTAGAAGAGCTTAACGAGGCTTTTAAACAATTTGAACCTGTAGGGGTTACGGGTTTCATTTTATTAGCAGAAAGTCATATAAGTATACATACGTGGCCAGAACATAATTATGCTGCCGTAGATGTCTTCTCTTGTAAAGCTTTTGATGCAGATGTTGTCACAAGCTTGCTAAAAGAACTTTTTGAATCAGATCAGATCACATTAAATGAATTAAATAGGGGAGAACTAAAACTAGCTCAGAAGGTTAATCTTCCAGCTAAATAA